The following nucleotide sequence is from Clupea harengus chromosome 17, Ch_v2.0.2, whole genome shotgun sequence.
CCGGACTATATGTTGTAactcctgtctttttttctttagcaCCATTTACGAACAGCACTGGAGATATATCAGATAAATATGGCACTCAGATCACGCCCTCTGGCTGGACGTTTTCCATCTGGGGTGTAATTTACGCCTGGTTGACGGCAATGTTCGGCTACATCCTCAGCACAATCTGCCGACGGTATGGATTATCTGTCTAATCCTGTATTGTGAACAGCATGAAGGATCAGTTTGCCATTAAAATATCATAGACTAACAGTGTTTCCATTATACCTTTTCAGCAATGCCTACGGCTATATGTACTGTAGTCCTCCTGTGTTGCCATATGGATTCTTCATTTCCTGGATACTTAATATGATACTTAACATTGCATGGCTTTTGCTATGGGACAGACAGTAAGTTGCTAAGCATCCCCCCATCAATTGATACACTGTGTTTGTAAAATATGTGGCTACAGCATATGtagtctttatttattttatttctcttcAGGGAAATGATTGCTGCATTTGTGGTTCTGGCGCTGGTAGCCTTCACAAACTATGCTTTGATATTCTTCTCCTGTCATGGATTGAAAGACTATGGTGCTTGGCTGAACAAATACCACAAAGTAGACTTGTGGCTTGTCCGTGTGATGGTGAGTCAGGGAGAACTTTTGGTTTTTCACTGTATAGTAGGTATTGGAAGTGTAGTTTCAAGACTAAAACTTTTGTGCTCCATTGTTTTAGGTTCAGAATGGCATAGGCATTTACACGACATGGACAACAATTGCCACCTTGATCAACCTCACCATTGTTATGGACTATAATGGGCAGCTTTCCACATTGGATGCAGGCACTGTATCTTTCTCGATTCTGCTGGTTGAAGTGGTTGTTTGGTAAGCCTTGTTATGGAGAACAAAAAACATGAAACTTCCTGATATTTGtgacaaagaag
It contains:
- the LOC105890087 gene encoding uncharacterized protein LOC105890087 encodes the protein MKLQRMEGHSIGRLGAIVVSFCAFIVVLVLNAIAGPGLPPFTNSTGDISDKYGTQITPSGWTFSIWGVIYAWLTAMFGYILSTICRRNAYGYMYCSPPVLPYGFFISWILNMILNIAWLLLWDRQEMIAAFVVLALVAFTNYALIFFSCHGLKDYGAWLNKYHKVDLWLVRVMVQNGIGIYTTWTTIATLINLTIVMDYNGQLSTLDAGTVSFSILLVEVVVW